A genomic segment from Kyrpidia tusciae DSM 2912 encodes:
- the cysK gene encoding cysteine synthase A, translating into MTVARSVAELIGGTPLLRLNHLSDETGVEVLGKVEFFNPGGSVKDRIGLSMIEAAEREGKLDRETVIIEPTSGNTGIALAMVARAKKYRLILVMPETMSVERRSLLKAFGAELVLTPGPEGMKGAIKRAEELVKEYPKAIILQQFNNPANPEIHRRTTAEEIWKDTDGKVDILVSGVGTGGTITGVAEVIKGRKPSFRAVAVEPADSPVLSGGQPGPHKIQGIGAGFVPQVLNTELIDEVIQVKNEEAFAGARFLTREEGLLVGISSGAAYHAASILAHRPENKGKTIVVILPDTGERYLSTPLFQEA; encoded by the coding sequence ATGACAGTCGCCAGAAGTGTCGCCGAGTTGATCGGAGGGACGCCGTTGTTGCGGTTGAACCATTTAAGCGACGAGACCGGGGTGGAAGTGCTCGGTAAAGTCGAGTTCTTTAATCCCGGGGGCAGTGTCAAGGATCGGATTGGCTTATCGATGATCGAGGCGGCGGAGCGGGAAGGCAAATTGGACCGGGAAACGGTCATCATCGAGCCGACCAGCGGAAACACAGGAATCGCTTTGGCCATGGTGGCCAGGGCCAAAAAGTACCGGTTGATCCTGGTGATGCCCGAAACCATGAGTGTGGAACGCCGCAGCCTTTTAAAGGCATTCGGGGCCGAGTTGGTTCTCACCCCCGGGCCTGAAGGGATGAAAGGTGCCATCAAGCGAGCGGAGGAATTGGTGAAAGAGTATCCAAAGGCGATCATCCTTCAGCAATTCAACAATCCCGCCAACCCAGAGATCCACCGGAGAACCACCGCTGAAGAGATTTGGAAGGATACGGACGGCAAGGTCGACATCCTGGTCAGCGGCGTCGGAACCGGAGGGACGATCACCGGAGTGGCCGAAGTCATCAAAGGGCGCAAACCTTCATTCCGGGCGGTGGCGGTCGAACCGGCAGATTCCCCGGTGTTGTCCGGCGGTCAACCGGGCCCGCATAAGATACAAGGCATCGGGGCCGGTTTTGTGCCGCAGGTGCTCAACACCGAGTTGATCGACGAAGTCATTCAGGTCAAAAACGAAGAGGCTTTTGCCGGAGCCCGGTTTTTGACCCGGGAGGAAGGGTTGTTGGTGGGAATCTCCTCCGGCGCGGCTTATCACGCAGCTTCGATTCTTGCCCATCGCCCCGAAAACAAAGGCAAGACGATCGTCGTCATCCTGCCGGATACGGGGGAGCGTTACCTGTCCACTCCGCTGTTCCAAGAGGCGTAG
- a CDS encoding peroxiredoxin: protein MPLVGRPAPDFEMLSTKNMKTLDEKVRLSDYRGKWLVMFFYPMDFTFVCPTEITAMSDRAQEFFDLDAEILGVSVDSVHVHKAWINTPRDKNGLGEIRYPLASDITKSVSRAYDVLIPEQGVALRGLFIIDPEGILRYQVVHDLNIGRSVDETLRVLEALQTGGLCPADWKPGDKLLEV from the coding sequence ATGCCGTTGGTAGGACGACCTGCACCTGATTTCGAGATGCTGAGCACGAAAAACATGAAAACCTTGGATGAGAAAGTTCGCTTGTCCGACTATCGCGGAAAGTGGCTGGTGATGTTTTTCTACCCGATGGACTTCACCTTCGTGTGCCCCACGGAGATCACGGCGATGAGCGACCGGGCGCAGGAGTTCTTTGATCTCGACGCAGAGATTCTCGGGGTGAGCGTGGACTCCGTTCACGTGCACAAGGCCTGGATCAACACGCCCCGGGATAAGAATGGCCTGGGAGAGATTCGTTACCCGCTTGCGAGCGACATCACCAAGTCGGTCAGCCGGGCCTACGACGTGTTGATTCCCGAACAGGGGGTGGCGCTGCGGGGACTGTTTATCATTGACCCCGAGGGTATCCTGCGCTACCAGGTGGTCCATGATCTGAACATCGGACGCAGCGTCGATGAGACTCTGCGCGTCCTCGAGGCGCTGCAAACCGGCGGGTTGTGCCCGGCCGACTGGAAACCCGGAGACAAACTTCTGGAAGTCTGA
- a CDS encoding SDR family NAD(P)-dependent oxidoreductase, producing the protein MERVKGKVAIVTGAARGQGAAEARLLAKEGAKVCLTDVLVDEGRTVAEELQKEGYDTVFERLDVTDPKAWQTVVEGVIQRYGKIDILVNNAGILAMEGVEDTTLEIWNRVLSVNLTGVFLGMKTVLPYMKQQRSGSIINTSSIYGLIGSGGAAAYQATKGAVRILTKTAAVEYAPYWIRINSVHPGVIDTPMIAGIKEAGALEQVNALTALPRLGTPEDIAFGVLYLASDESSFVTGSELVIDGGYTTR; encoded by the coding sequence ATGGAACGAGTGAAAGGAAAAGTTGCAATAGTGACCGGGGCTGCGCGAGGTCAGGGCGCGGCGGAAGCAAGGCTTTTGGCCAAAGAAGGGGCCAAAGTATGTCTGACGGATGTCCTGGTTGATGAAGGACGGACGGTGGCCGAAGAACTGCAAAAGGAAGGATACGATACCGTATTCGAGAGGTTGGATGTGACCGATCCGAAAGCATGGCAGACAGTGGTCGAGGGGGTGATTCAACGATACGGTAAAATCGACATTCTTGTGAATAATGCCGGGATCCTGGCGATGGAAGGCGTGGAAGATACCACTTTGGAGATATGGAATCGAGTTCTTTCTGTGAATCTGACGGGTGTGTTCTTGGGGATGAAAACGGTCCTGCCGTACATGAAACAACAACGCAGCGGGAGCATCATCAATACTTCTTCGATTTATGGTCTGATCGGAAGTGGCGGGGCGGCAGCGTATCAGGCCACCAAAGGAGCGGTCCGAATCTTAACGAAGACGGCCGCCGTCGAGTATGCTCCCTATTGGATTCGCATTAATTCCGTACATCCCGGGGTCATCGATACTCCGATGATCGCCGGTATCAAGGAAGCGGGCGCTTTGGAACAGGTCAACGCATTAACAGCCTTGCCCAGGCTTGGCACCCCAGAAGACATTGCTTTCGGGGTCCTTTACTTAGCCTCTGATGAATCTTCCTTTGTAACGGGTAGCGAATTGGTGATTGACGGAGGCTACACCACGCGATAG
- the hemQ gene encoding hydrogen peroxide-dependent heme synthase, with protein MSEAVQTLEGWFALHDFRRIDWPRWTHLRADERRRMRDAFLDLVAQWDEIEATKQGSTALYTVVGQKADLVMVHLRPTLQDLEATELTFERSEFATIARPAYSYVSVVELSNYTTKPGVDPSDDPVVQRRLRPILPKTAHICFYPMNKRRQGEDNWYMLGMEDRRTMMRSHGEIGRRYGGQVTQIITGSVGLDDWEWGVTLFADDPIVFKKLIYEMRFDEVSARFGEFGQFFVGNRLTRERIDSWLGL; from the coding sequence ATGAGCGAAGCCGTACAAACCCTGGAGGGCTGGTTTGCCCTTCACGACTTTCGCCGTATCGACTGGCCCCGCTGGACTCATCTACGGGCCGACGAGCGCCGCCGGATGCGCGACGCCTTCCTCGACCTGGTGGCCCAGTGGGATGAGATCGAGGCAACCAAACAAGGGAGCACAGCTCTTTACACGGTGGTCGGCCAAAAAGCGGACCTGGTCATGGTCCACCTGCGCCCCACCTTGCAGGATCTCGAAGCGACGGAACTGACCTTCGAACGGTCAGAATTCGCCACCATCGCCCGGCCTGCGTACTCCTATGTGTCGGTGGTGGAGCTAAGTAATTATACCACGAAACCCGGGGTCGACCCCAGTGACGACCCGGTGGTTCAGCGCAGGTTAAGACCGATCCTGCCAAAAACAGCGCATATATGCTTTTATCCGATGAACAAACGCCGTCAAGGCGAAGATAATTGGTACATGCTCGGTATGGAAGACAGGCGGACCATGATGCGCAGCCACGGCGAAATCGGCCGGCGCTACGGCGGCCAAGTGACCCAAATCATCACCGGGTCCGTGGGTTTGGATGACTGGGAATGGGGAGTGACGCTGTTTGCCGACGATCCCATCGTGTTTAAAAAACTCATCTATGAGATGCGCTTCGACGAAGTGAGCGCCCGCTTTGGCGAATTCGGCCAATTCTTTGTCGGGAATCGCCTGACCCGGGAGCGGATCGACAGCTGGTTGGGGCTCTGA
- a CDS encoding MerR family DNA-binding transcriptional regulator — MKLYSIREFAEKLGVSVSTLRAWDREGKLVPLRTPTNKRRYTEDMFYQALGIGKRKEKKKEDLFAQFGCEILVVNKAEDMSPAQELVEDLISIVQHFAAKLYGSRTYRTRKLTNAVREELAGATDDPTKEPAAES, encoded by the coding sequence GTGAAGCTCTATTCGATTCGAGAGTTTGCGGAGAAACTCGGCGTCAGCGTCTCCACTCTTCGAGCGTGGGACAGAGAAGGCAAGCTGGTGCCTTTGCGAACTCCTACCAACAAGCGCAGATACACCGAGGATATGTTCTATCAGGCGTTAGGAATCGGGAAACGAAAAGAAAAAAAGAAAGAGGACCTGTTTGCACAGTTCGGTTGCGAGATTCTGGTGGTCAACAAGGCCGAGGACATGTCACCGGCCCAGGAACTGGTCGAAGATCTAATAAGCATTGTCCAGCATTTTGCGGCAAAACTCTACGGGTCAAGAACCTACAGGACGCGGAAACTGACCAATGCGGTTCGGGAGGAGTTGGCCGGTGCGACAGACGATCCGACAAAAGAGCCTGCCGCTGAATCGTGA
- a CDS encoding MFS transporter: MRTLEEDKRATRAIYATCLAALFGFMGIGVVDPLLPVIAAQIGAEKWQIELLFTTYIFMMAIVMIPAGILAANRGNKRVMVVGLGFVTMFALFCGFSNGVYSLAGLRAGWGMGNAMFFATSMSIIIGLSTNLERSIGLYEAALGLGMSVGPLLGGVLGAANWRYPFFATSALMAIAFILTLSTVYEPPGGQSRKGFRDFGRAMAHPPFLGVALVAMCYYFAFFTILAYSPIFLQIPALELGLIFFAWGLCLAYGSVFLAHKLLDRHGGAWTVKFGLSAIVAVLILLIVVPSFWGRVAIIIASGLFCGLNNTSFSTLAVEMSNAQRSIASGAYNFVRWMGAAIAPVVAGVVAERWFPTAPYLIAGILVFVGLLGVWLTAGQQKTMTMPH; this comes from the coding sequence ATGCGAACATTAGAAGAAGACAAACGGGCCACCCGGGCGATCTACGCCACTTGCCTGGCCGCTCTGTTCGGCTTTATGGGCATCGGCGTCGTGGATCCCCTGCTGCCGGTCATCGCCGCCCAGATCGGGGCGGAGAAGTGGCAAATCGAGCTGCTGTTCACGACGTACATTTTTATGATGGCCATCGTCATGATTCCCGCGGGGATCCTGGCCGCCAACCGGGGCAATAAGCGCGTGATGGTGGTGGGATTGGGATTCGTCACAATGTTCGCTCTGTTTTGCGGATTTTCAAACGGCGTCTACTCCCTGGCAGGCCTCCGGGCCGGGTGGGGCATGGGAAATGCGATGTTTTTCGCCACCTCCATGTCGATCATCATTGGGCTTTCCACCAATTTGGAGCGAAGTATAGGACTTTACGAAGCCGCCCTGGGCCTGGGGATGTCGGTGGGCCCGCTCCTGGGCGGAGTGCTCGGCGCCGCCAATTGGCGCTACCCCTTTTTTGCAACCAGTGCCCTGATGGCCATCGCGTTCATCCTGACGCTGAGTACCGTCTATGAGCCGCCGGGTGGGCAAAGTCGCAAAGGTTTCCGGGATTTCGGCCGGGCCATGGCGCATCCTCCCTTCCTCGGCGTCGCCCTGGTGGCCATGTGTTACTATTTCGCGTTCTTTACAATCCTGGCCTACTCCCCGATTTTTCTCCAAATTCCCGCTCTTGAACTCGGGTTGATCTTTTTCGCATGGGGTCTGTGCCTGGCTTACGGATCGGTGTTCTTGGCCCACAAACTGCTCGACCGCCACGGCGGGGCTTGGACGGTTAAATTCGGCCTTTCCGCCATTGTCGCCGTCTTGATCCTCTTGATCGTCGTCCCCTCTTTTTGGGGACGGGTGGCCATCATCATCGCCTCCGGACTCTTTTGCGGGTTGAACAACACGAGCTTTTCCACCCTGGCGGTGGAGATGAGCAATGCCCAGCGCAGCATCGCCTCAGGAGCGTATAATTTTGTCCGGTGGATGGGGGCTGCCATCGCGCCTGTGGTCGCAGGCGTCGTCGCCGAACGCTGGTTCCCCACCGCACCCTATCTGATCGCCGGGATTCTCGTGTTTGTCGGCCTTCTGGGCGTGTGGCTAACCGCAGGCCAGCAGAAAACCATGACCATGCCCCATTAA
- a CDS encoding TlpA family protein disulfide reductase — protein sequence MPMRLGTPFPGLEGATEWLVVDRPPNIEIGRPILIHFWAVSCHICHETLPNLLAYRDRYVPKGLQLVSIHMPRQEADTDVEMVKKDIQEFGIHHPVAVDNLHRIADLYQNQFVPAFFLFDTEGHLKFRAAGDRGLQNVEKKLEELFAESAPSQP from the coding sequence ATGCCCATGCGTTTGGGTACCCCGTTCCCGGGACTGGAGGGAGCGACGGAGTGGCTGGTGGTGGACCGGCCGCCGAACATCGAGATCGGACGGCCGATTTTGATCCACTTCTGGGCGGTGTCGTGCCACATATGCCACGAGACCCTGCCGAACCTTTTGGCCTATCGGGATCGGTATGTTCCGAAGGGGCTCCAATTGGTTTCGATTCACATGCCCCGGCAGGAGGCCGACACTGACGTCGAGATGGTCAAGAAGGACATCCAGGAGTTCGGGATTCATCATCCGGTGGCGGTGGACAATCTGCACCGGATTGCCGATCTGTATCAGAACCAGTTCGTGCCCGCGTTCTTCCTCTTCGACACCGAAGGTCATCTGAAATTCCGCGCGGCCGGGGATCGAGGGTTGCAGAACGTCGAGAAAAAACTCGAAGAGCTGTTTGCCGAATCCGCTCCTTCCCAGCCGTGA
- the tnpA gene encoding IS200/IS605 family transposase, translating into MSLSNHLVLVVKYRRKVINDLLEFNHDRDQVHMLFSAHPNSTLSKYINAFKSASSRLVKKEFPEIRKHLRSFCLLTTGGAPMEVIKTYIESQGEKHDHRTPVSHRTH; encoded by the coding sequence ATATCTTTGTCAAATCACCTCGTCTTAGTGGTCAAGTACCGCCGAAAAGTGATCAACGATCTATTGGAATTCAACCACGACCGCGATCAGGTACACATGCTCTTCAGTGCGCACCCCAACAGCACTCTGTCGAAATATATCAACGCTTTTAAAAGCGCCTCGTCCCGGTTGGTTAAAAAAGAGTTCCCGGAAATCAGGAAACACCTCCGCAGTTTTTGCCTTTTGACTACCGGGGGAGCTCCGATGGAAGTGATCAAAACATACATCGAGTCCCAGGGTGAGAAACATGATCATCGTACACCGGTTTCACATCGAACCCACTAA
- a CDS encoding RNA-guided endonuclease InsQ/TnpB family protein, with amino-acid sequence MIIVHRFHIEPTKEQEQKLFQTLELCRQLYNTALKQREICYRQRGKSPSCTAQKNELPAFKKEFPEYQQVNAQVLQDCLQRLDHAFQRFFAGLAGYPHYKDRNHYRSFTYPQADKQDHFKKIGHIYLPKIGHVKMKAHFEFDPAKVSRINVKYHGGKWYVNLTSEIQESEGVDVVNKVGIDVGLFTFAALSDGTKIDNPKYFRQSEKKLARLQRRLSRKKKGSNNRGKAKAKVTRLHDKIANQRKDFLHKISHGIVQKYDWIAVEDLSVKNMMKNHHFSKSIADAGWGKFISYIEYKAKKFGKVLVKVPPAGTSQTCVCGHPVPKDLGVRIHQCPHCGLTADRDVVSAMVILQRAN; translated from the coding sequence ATGATCATCGTACACCGGTTTCACATCGAACCCACTAAAGAGCAGGAGCAAAAGCTGTTTCAGACCCTGGAGCTTTGCCGCCAGCTCTACAACACAGCCCTGAAGCAAAGGGAAATTTGTTATCGGCAAAGAGGCAAGTCCCCTTCTTGCACCGCACAAAAAAATGAACTGCCGGCATTTAAGAAAGAATTTCCGGAATACCAACAGGTCAATGCTCAAGTTTTGCAGGATTGCCTGCAGAGGTTAGACCATGCGTTTCAGCGGTTTTTTGCTGGCCTGGCCGGGTATCCGCACTACAAAGATCGGAACCATTACCGTTCTTTCACCTACCCGCAGGCGGACAAGCAGGACCATTTCAAAAAAATCGGCCATATTTATTTGCCTAAGATTGGGCACGTCAAAATGAAAGCCCACTTTGAATTTGACCCGGCCAAGGTCAGCCGAATCAATGTCAAGTACCACGGCGGCAAATGGTACGTCAATCTGACCTCGGAAATCCAGGAGTCCGAAGGAGTAGACGTTGTTAACAAGGTGGGTATTGATGTTGGCCTTTTCACCTTCGCCGCACTCTCAGACGGCACGAAAATCGACAACCCGAAATACTTTCGTCAATCCGAAAAGAAATTGGCCAGGTTGCAAAGACGGCTTTCCCGCAAGAAAAAAGGTTCAAACAACCGAGGGAAGGCGAAAGCGAAAGTAACCAGGCTGCATGATAAGATTGCCAATCAGCGGAAAGATTTCTTGCACAAGATTTCCCACGGCATCGTCCAAAAATATGACTGGATCGCCGTCGAGGATTTGTCGGTTAAGAACATGATGAAGAATCACCATTTCAGCAAGAGCATCGCCGACGCTGGCTGGGGCAAGTTCATCAGCTACATCGAATATAAAGCCAAAAAGTTCGGCAAGGTTCTGGTGAAAGTTCCTCCAGCCGGCACATCCCAAACCTGTGTATGCGGGCATCCGGTGCCCAAAGACCTAGGCGTCCGGATACACCAATGCCCGCATTGCGGGCTGACCGCCGACCGGGACGTGGTCTCGGCGATGGTCATCCTGCAAAGGGCGAATTAA
- a CDS encoding Uma2 family endonuclease gives MCGSYGRSKRIVGIPVLVIEILSPSTASIDFVGKMNIYQRVGVEEYWIVDPALKAIYVYRHDGTRLAFNEEYGIRRTISPGRFSDLLIPVRELFDPHPT, from the coding sequence ATGTGTGGAAGTTATGGACGCTCGAAACGTATCGTGGGTATACCGGTGCTCGTCATTGAAATTTTATCGCCCTCCACGGCCTCCATCGATTTTGTGGGGAAGATGAACATCTATCAACGGGTCGGCGTGGAAGAGTACTGGATTGTCGATCCGGCGCTTAAAGCCATCTACGTCTATCGCCACGATGGTACCCGGCTCGCTTTCAACGAGGAGTACGGGATTCGCAGGACGATTAGCCCGGGGAGGTTCTCAGATTTACTCATTCCGGTGAGGGAATTGTTTGATCCCCATCCCACCTGA